A DNA window from Mycolicibacter terrae contains the following coding sequences:
- a CDS encoding TrmH family RNA methyltransferase — MLTERSARVVAAVKLHRHVTRKREQRFLAEGPNLIEAAIRRGLVIEVFATEAAAQRHGELLASAQAPVHPVTDRAAKALSDTVTPAGLVAVCALPEPDLQVSLADAPPLVAVAVGIGEPGNAGTLIRIADATGAGLVVLTGNSVDPYNGKCLRASAGSIFNVPVVVAADTDAVLTALGEAGLQVLATAPDGELSLDEADPMLVAPTAWLFGPEAQGLPAAAAAAADHRVRIPMSGGAESLNVAAAAAICLYQSARAQRGAAGP, encoded by the coding sequence ATGCTGACCGAACGTTCGGCCCGCGTGGTCGCGGCGGTCAAGCTGCACCGGCATGTAACCAGGAAGCGCGAACAGCGCTTCCTGGCCGAGGGCCCCAATCTGATCGAGGCCGCGATCCGTCGTGGCCTGGTCATCGAGGTCTTCGCCACCGAGGCGGCGGCGCAGCGTCACGGTGAGCTGCTGGCCTCAGCACAGGCGCCGGTGCACCCGGTCACCGACCGGGCGGCAAAAGCGTTGTCGGACACCGTCACCCCGGCCGGTCTGGTCGCGGTGTGCGCGCTCCCGGAACCAGATCTGCAGGTCTCGCTGGCCGACGCGCCGCCGCTGGTGGCCGTGGCGGTGGGGATCGGCGAGCCGGGTAATGCCGGCACCCTGATCCGCATCGCCGACGCCACCGGCGCCGGGCTGGTGGTGTTGACCGGCAACAGCGTCGATCCCTACAACGGCAAGTGCTTGCGCGCCTCGGCGGGCAGCATCTTCAACGTCCCGGTGGTGGTGGCCGCCGACACCGATGCCGTGCTGACGGCATTGGGGGAGGCCGGCCTGCAGGTGCTGGCGACGGCGCCGGACGGCGAGCTGAGCCTCGACGAGGCCGACCCGATGTTGGTGGCGCCCACCGCCTGGCTGTTCGGCCCGGAAGCCCAGGGGTTGCCGGCAGCCGCCGCGGCCGCCGCGGACCACCGGGTTCGGATCCCGATGTCCGGCGGCGCGGAGAGTTTGAATGTGGCTGCGGCAGCGGCGATCTGCTTGTACCAGAGCGCGCGGGCGCAGCGCGGCGCCGCCGGCCCCTAG
- the rplT gene encoding 50S ribosomal protein L20: MARVKRAVNAQKKRRTILKASKGYRGQRSRLYRKAKEQQLHSLTYAYRDRRARKGDFRKLWITRINAAARANGVTYNRLIQGLKAAGVEVDRKNLAEIAVSDADAFTALVEVAKAALPEDVNAPSGEAA, from the coding sequence ATGGCACGCGTGAAACGGGCAGTCAATGCCCAGAAGAAGCGTCGCACCATCCTGAAGGCCTCGAAAGGCTACCGTGGCCAGCGGTCGCGGCTGTACCGCAAGGCCAAAGAGCAGCAGCTGCATTCGCTGACCTACGCCTACCGTGACCGTCGTGCCCGCAAGGGTGACTTCCGCAAGCTGTGGATCACCCGGATCAACGCGGCGGCCCGCGCCAACGGCGTCACCTACAACCGGCTGATCCAGGGTCTCAAGGCCGCCGGTGTCGAGGTGGACCGCAAGAACCTCGCCGAGATCGCCGTCAGCGACGCGGACGCGTTCACCGCGCTGGTCGAGGTCGCCAAGGCCGCGCTGCCCGAGGATGTCAACGCGCCTTCCGGCGAGGCCGCCTGA
- the rpmI gene encoding 50S ribosomal protein L35, translating into MPKAKTHSGAAKRFRRTGTGKIMRQKANRRHLLEHKPSTRTRRLAGRTEVAPSDTKRVNAMLNG; encoded by the coding sequence ATGCCCAAGGCGAAAACCCACAGTGGCGCCGCAAAGCGGTTCCGTCGCACCGGCACCGGCAAGATCATGCGGCAGAAGGCCAACCGTCGCCACCTGCTCGAGCACAAGCCGAGCACCCGCACGCGCCGGCTGGCCGGGCGCACCGAGGTGGCTCCCAGCGACACCAAGCGCGTCAACGCGATGCTCAACGGCTGA
- the infC gene encoding translation initiation factor IF-3, which produces MRPDEHCGGRDRKTTQGGPISTEIRVNERIRVPEVRLIGPGGEQVGIVRIEDALRVAADADLDLVEVAPTAKPPVCKIMDYGKYKYEAAQKERESRKNQQQTVVKEQKLRPKIDDHDYATKKGHVVRFLEAGAKVKVTIMFRGREQSRPELGYRLLQRLGADVAEYGFVETSAKQDGRNMTMVLAPHRGAKTRAKAAEDAGGGAVKPAAAPAPAQETPADAAEPTPDN; this is translated from the coding sequence CTGCGTCCGGACGAGCACTGCGGCGGCCGCGACCGAAAGACTACCCAGGGAGGTCCCATCAGCACTGAGATCCGCGTCAACGAGCGCATTCGCGTACCTGAGGTCCGTTTGATCGGCCCGGGAGGGGAGCAGGTAGGCATCGTGCGCATCGAAGATGCGCTTCGCGTCGCCGCGGATGCCGATCTCGACCTTGTCGAAGTAGCCCCGACCGCCAAACCGCCGGTTTGCAAGATCATGGACTACGGCAAGTACAAGTACGAGGCGGCCCAAAAGGAGCGCGAGTCTCGCAAGAACCAGCAGCAGACCGTCGTCAAGGAACAGAAGCTGCGCCCCAAGATCGACGACCACGACTACGCGACGAAGAAGGGCCATGTGGTCCGCTTCCTCGAAGCCGGGGCGAAGGTCAAGGTGACGATCATGTTCCGCGGACGCGAGCAGTCCCGGCCCGAACTGGGCTACCGGCTGTTGCAGCGACTGGGCGCCGACGTCGCCGAGTACGGATTCGTCGAGACCTCCGCCAAGCAGGACGGGCGCAACATGACGATGGTGCTGGCACCGCACCGCGGCGCGAAAACCCGGGCCAAGGCGGCAGAGGATGCCGGCGGAGGCGCGGTTAAACCCGCAGCCGCACCCGCACCCGCCCAGGAGACCCCGGCGGACGCGGCCGAGCCCACACCCGATAACTGA
- the lysX gene encoding bifunctional lysylphosphatidylglycerol synthetase/lysine--tRNA ligase LysX: protein MTLTVPRSRSRSTSRLHWVPAAAAWAVGTAATLSLLASMSPVIRWVIRVPREFIDKYLFNFPDTSLAWTFVLGLLAAALSARKRIAWWLLIANLLVAGGWNVSRLVSGSADRLQIISGAAGLALHAAALAVLLLARGEFWAKVRRGALLKSATALAAGWAVAILLCWGLIELFPGSVERPWRLPYVVNRVVGFALLEPDFFPGKPDFGLKALCGLLGALALIIAAIVLFLSQRADNALTGQDESAIRGLLEQYGQNDSLGYFATRRDKSVVFAPNGRAAITYRVEVGVCLASGDPVGDPRAWPQAINSWLHICQEYGWAPGVMGASFAGAQAFREAGLSALELGDEAILRASEFKLSGPDMRAVRQAVTRARRSGLTVRMRRHGDIGADEMARVIERADAWRDTETERGFSMALGRLGDPADADCLLVEAVRGDPRTGSPNGEVLAMLSLVPWGRSGVSLDLMRRSPQSPNGTIELMVSELALQAATIGVSRISLNFAMFRAAFEQGAQLGAGPVLRAWRRLLMFFSRWWQLETLYRSNMKYQPDWVPRYACYEDTRLIPRVGVASVIAEGFLVLPFSRRNEQHTGHHSSVPAAVAATGRLHADGSAPDAAATAADAPESDATLPRLPEQVRVRMAKLKSLQDSGIDAYPVGRPPGHTIAQALQGGAEETVSVAGRVLRMRDYGGVLFAQLRDWSGEVQLLLDNSVLAAVGEARAADFGSTVDLGDLIEATGQMGHSRNGTPSLLVTHWRLVGKCLRPLPDKWKGLTDPEARVRTRYVDLAINTQARELIAARSNVLRSIRDTLFAKGFLEVETPILQQLHGGANARPFVTHINAYDLDLYLRIAPELYLKRLCVGGVERVFELGRAFRNEGVDFSHNPEFTLLEAYQAHADYRTWIDGARELIQNAAVAAHGAPVVMRPCADGRWEAVDISGPWPVRTVHDAVSEALGEQIDADTDLGTLRRLCDGVGVHFLRQWDAGAVVLELYEHLVEARTERPTFYTDFPTSVSPLTRPHRCKPGVAERWDLVAWGVELGTAYSELTDPVEQRRRLHQQSLLAAGGDVEAMELDEDFLQAMEYAMAPTGGLGMGVDRVVMLITGHSIRDTLPFPLAKPR from the coding sequence ATGACCCTGACAGTGCCGCGCTCGCGCAGCCGCTCGACCTCGCGCTTGCACTGGGTGCCCGCGGCAGCCGCCTGGGCCGTCGGCACCGCCGCCACGTTGTCGCTGCTGGCGAGCATGTCCCCGGTGATCCGCTGGGTCATCCGGGTGCCCCGGGAGTTCATCGACAAATACCTGTTCAACTTCCCTGACACCAGCCTGGCCTGGACGTTCGTGCTGGGACTGCTGGCCGCGGCGCTCAGCGCCCGCAAGCGCATCGCCTGGTGGCTGCTGATCGCCAACCTGCTGGTCGCCGGCGGCTGGAACGTCAGCCGGCTGGTGTCGGGCAGCGCGGACCGGCTGCAAATCATCAGCGGCGCCGCCGGCCTGGCCCTGCACGCCGCCGCCCTGGCGGTGCTGCTCCTGGCCCGCGGCGAGTTCTGGGCCAAGGTCCGCCGCGGCGCCCTGCTCAAGTCCGCGACGGCCCTGGCCGCGGGCTGGGCGGTGGCGATCCTGCTGTGCTGGGGGCTCATCGAGCTGTTCCCCGGGAGCGTCGAGCGGCCGTGGCGGCTGCCGTACGTGGTGAACCGGGTGGTCGGCTTCGCCCTGCTGGAACCGGATTTCTTCCCGGGCAAGCCCGACTTCGGGCTCAAAGCACTGTGCGGGCTGCTCGGGGCGCTGGCCCTGATCATCGCCGCGATCGTGCTGTTCTTGTCCCAGCGCGCCGACAACGCCCTGACCGGCCAGGACGAGTCGGCGATCCGCGGGCTGCTCGAACAGTACGGGCAGAACGACTCGCTGGGTTACTTCGCCACCCGCCGCGACAAGTCGGTGGTGTTCGCCCCCAACGGGCGCGCCGCCATCACCTACCGAGTCGAGGTGGGCGTCTGCCTGGCCAGCGGCGACCCGGTCGGCGACCCGCGGGCTTGGCCGCAGGCCATCAACTCCTGGCTGCACATCTGCCAGGAATACGGCTGGGCGCCCGGCGTCATGGGCGCCAGCTTCGCCGGTGCGCAAGCCTTTCGGGAGGCCGGCCTGAGTGCCCTGGAGCTCGGTGACGAGGCGATCCTGCGAGCCTCGGAGTTCAAGCTGTCCGGACCGGACATGCGTGCGGTGCGCCAAGCGGTGACCCGGGCCCGCCGGTCGGGGCTGACGGTGCGGATGCGCCGGCACGGCGACATCGGCGCCGACGAGATGGCCCGGGTGATCGAGCGCGCCGACGCCTGGCGCGACACCGAAACCGAGCGCGGCTTCTCGATGGCGCTGGGCCGGCTGGGTGACCCCGCCGACGCCGACTGCCTGCTGGTCGAGGCGGTGCGCGGCGACCCGCGAACCGGCTCACCCAACGGCGAAGTGCTGGCGATGCTGTCGCTGGTGCCGTGGGGGCGCAGCGGGGTATCGCTGGATCTGATGCGCCGATCCCCGCAATCCCCCAACGGCACCATCGAGTTGATGGTCAGCGAACTGGCGCTGCAGGCCGCCACCATTGGCGTCAGCCGCATCTCGCTGAACTTCGCGATGTTCCGGGCGGCGTTCGAGCAGGGCGCCCAGCTGGGGGCCGGCCCGGTGCTGCGGGCGTGGCGCCGGCTGCTGATGTTTTTCTCACGCTGGTGGCAATTGGAGACGCTGTACCGCTCGAACATGAAATACCAGCCCGACTGGGTGCCGCGTTACGCCTGCTACGAGGACACCCGGCTGATCCCCCGGGTCGGGGTCGCCTCGGTGATCGCCGAAGGTTTTCTGGTGCTGCCGTTCTCCCGGCGCAACGAACAGCACACCGGACACCATTCGTCGGTGCCGGCGGCGGTGGCGGCCACCGGACGGCTGCACGCCGACGGCAGCGCCCCCGACGCCGCGGCCACCGCGGCCGACGCACCCGAATCCGACGCGACGCTCCCCCGGCTTCCCGAACAGGTCCGGGTTCGGATGGCCAAGCTGAAATCGTTGCAGGACAGCGGCATTGATGCCTACCCGGTGGGCCGCCCGCCCGGTCACACCATCGCCCAGGCGTTGCAGGGCGGCGCCGAGGAGACCGTCTCGGTGGCCGGGCGGGTGCTGCGGATGCGCGACTACGGCGGCGTACTGTTCGCCCAGTTGCGCGACTGGTCGGGTGAAGTCCAGCTGCTGCTGGACAATTCGGTTCTGGCCGCAGTCGGCGAGGCACGGGCCGCGGACTTCGGCTCGACGGTCGATCTGGGCGACCTGATCGAGGCGACCGGCCAGATGGGCCACAGCCGCAACGGGACGCCGTCACTGTTGGTGACGCACTGGCGGCTGGTCGGCAAGTGCCTGCGCCCGCTGCCCGACAAGTGGAAGGGCCTGACCGATCCCGAGGCCCGGGTGCGGACCCGCTATGTGGACCTGGCAATCAACACGCAAGCCCGGGAGCTCATCGCGGCCCGCAGCAATGTGTTGCGCTCGATCCGGGACACGTTGTTCGCCAAGGGATTCCTGGAGGTCGAGACTCCGATCCTGCAGCAGTTGCACGGCGGGGCCAACGCCCGCCCGTTCGTCACCCACATCAACGCCTACGACCTCGACCTCTACCTGCGGATCGCGCCGGAGCTCTACCTCAAGCGATTGTGCGTGGGCGGGGTGGAGCGGGTGTTCGAGCTGGGCCGGGCGTTTCGCAACGAAGGCGTCGACTTCAGCCACAACCCGGAGTTCACCCTGCTCGAGGCGTACCAGGCCCACGCCGACTACCGCACCTGGATCGACGGGGCGCGCGAGCTGATCCAGAACGCCGCGGTGGCGGCCCACGGCGCGCCGGTGGTGATGCGGCCATGCGCCGACGGCCGGTGGGAAGCGGTGGACATCTCCGGGCCGTGGCCGGTGCGCACCGTGCACGACGCAGTCTCGGAGGCCCTCGGCGAGCAGATCGACGCCGACACCGACCTGGGCACGCTGCGGCGGTTGTGCGACGGCGTGGGCGTGCACTTCCTGCGGCAGTGGGATGCCGGGGCGGTGGTGCTCGAGCTCTACGAGCATCTGGTGGAGGCCCGCACCGAGCGGCCCACCTTCTACACCGACTTCCCCACCTCGGTGTCGCCACTGACCCGGCCGCACCGCTGCAAGCCGGGGGTGGCCGAGCGGTGGGATCTGGTGGCCTGGGGTGTCGAACTGGGCACCGCCTACAGCGAGCTCACCGACCCGGTGGAACAGCGTCGCCGGCTGCATCAACAGTCGCTGCTGGCCGCCGGCGGCGATGTCGAGGCCATGGAACTCGACGAGGACTTCCTGCAGGCCATGGAGTACGCGATGGCCCCGACCGGCGGCCTCGGGATGGGCGTCGACCGGGTCGTGATGCTCATCACCGGCCACAGCATCCGCGACACCCTGCCGTTCCCGCTGGCCAAACCGCGCTGA
- a CDS encoding alpha/beta hydrolase, with protein MHGWIPVTVQAAAVLALVLAVAGRSRHRLLRLLLIGASGLATAACAYWFVADDGLSGQPPPTTLWVWIALTGAAAALLVLGWRGAPWWRRGISVLAVPLCLTSAGLTLNSWVGYFPTVQSAWGALTSGPLPDQSDMAAANATAGSGTPPGHGQVLHVTIPSDASHFKHRGELVYLPPAWFTQRPPPALPAVMMIGGEFNTPADWLRSGGAIQTVDEFAAAHHGNAPVLVFVDSGGSFNNDTECVNGSRGNAADHLTEDVVPYVISHFGVSSEPSQWGVVGWSMGGTCAVDLTAMHPEKFSAFVDIAGDLGPNAGTRSQTVSRLFGGNLDAWAAFDPSMVIAKHGRYSGVSGWFAVNGSAIGSDPGGQFVAAKTLCTLGRAHGIDCAVVTEPGQHDWPFAGKVFADALPWLAARLSTPEVQAVPFPAASSEAGPAPARHVHPPSR; from the coding sequence ATGCACGGCTGGATCCCGGTCACGGTGCAGGCCGCGGCGGTGTTGGCGCTGGTGCTGGCCGTGGCCGGCCGATCCCGCCACCGGCTGCTGCGGCTCCTGCTGATCGGCGCCTCGGGGCTGGCGACGGCGGCGTGCGCGTACTGGTTTGTCGCCGACGACGGCCTGTCCGGCCAGCCGCCACCGACAACACTGTGGGTGTGGATCGCGCTGACCGGCGCCGCCGCGGCGCTGCTGGTCCTGGGTTGGCGAGGTGCGCCGTGGTGGCGCCGCGGCATATCCGTGCTGGCGGTGCCGCTGTGTCTGACCAGCGCGGGATTGACGCTCAACTCCTGGGTCGGCTATTTCCCGACCGTGCAGAGCGCATGGGGCGCCCTGACTTCCGGGCCGCTACCCGATCAGAGCGACATGGCCGCGGCGAACGCGACAGCCGGGTCCGGCACGCCGCCCGGGCACGGCCAGGTGCTGCACGTGACGATTCCCTCCGACGCCTCGCATTTCAAGCATCGTGGCGAACTGGTGTACCTGCCGCCGGCGTGGTTCACCCAGCGCCCACCGCCGGCGCTGCCGGCCGTGATGATGATCGGCGGCGAATTCAACACGCCCGCCGACTGGCTGCGCTCCGGGGGCGCGATCCAGACCGTCGACGAGTTCGCGGCCGCGCACCACGGCAACGCACCGGTGCTGGTGTTCGTCGACTCGGGCGGCTCCTTCAACAACGACACCGAATGCGTCAACGGCTCCCGCGGTAACGCCGCCGACCACCTGACCGAAGACGTCGTGCCCTATGTGATCTCGCACTTCGGCGTGAGCTCCGAACCGTCGCAGTGGGGCGTCGTCGGCTGGTCCATGGGAGGCACCTGCGCAGTCGATTTGACCGCGATGCACCCCGAGAAGTTCAGTGCCTTCGTCGACATCGCCGGCGACCTCGGCCCCAACGCGGGAACCCGATCCCAGACCGTCTCGCGGCTTTTCGGCGGCAACCTCGACGCCTGGGCGGCGTTCGACCCGTCGATGGTGATCGCCAAACACGGCCGATACTCCGGGGTTTCGGGGTGGTTCGCGGTCAACGGCAGCGCTATCGGGTCCGACCCCGGAGGTCAATTCGTCGCCGCCAAGACGCTGTGCACGCTGGGGCGCGCCCATGGCATCGACTGCGCCGTGGTCACCGAACCGGGCCAGCATGACTGGCCGTTCGCCGGGAAGGTGTTCGCGGATGCGCTGCCGTGGCTGGCCGCCCGACTGAGCACCCCGGAGGTGCAAGCGGTTCCGTTCCCGGCCGCATCGTCCGAGGCCGGCCCGGCACCGGCCCGCCACGTCCACCCGCCGAGCCGATGA
- a CDS encoding DUF6653 family protein, with amino-acid sequence MTLAGIRRAVFARHANPWSAWTRWATTPLILVPVWRRSWRDAAWVSAWFALNPVIFGVPADQAAWSTRAMLGEEQWVTDRPRDAALLVNLAGAAATATALVTARRRRLLPTVVATAVAMTLTMGYWELMVRYFERRR; translated from the coding sequence ATGACGCTCGCCGGTATCCGCCGCGCCGTGTTCGCCCGGCACGCCAACCCGTGGAGCGCCTGGACCCGCTGGGCGACGACACCGCTGATCCTGGTGCCGGTATGGCGGCGGTCCTGGCGCGATGCGGCGTGGGTGTCGGCCTGGTTCGCGCTGAACCCGGTGATCTTCGGTGTGCCCGCCGATCAGGCGGCCTGGTCGACCCGTGCGATGCTCGGCGAGGAACAGTGGGTCACCGACCGGCCGCGAGACGCCGCCCTGCTGGTGAACCTGGCCGGTGCCGCCGCGACCGCCACGGCCCTGGTCACCGCGCGACGCCGGCGGTTGCTGCCGACGGTGGTCGCGACGGCGGTGGCGATGACGCTGACCATGGGCTACTGGGAATTGATGGTCCGCTATTTCGAACGGCGCCGGTAA
- a CDS encoding KH domain-containing protein has product MGEDPTDPQGDPGFDDAGVPTFESVREKIERRFETSVGAQELDSETPEGRGVEQQYEDRQRAAADRLEQIRRSMHQGEH; this is encoded by the coding sequence ATGGGTGAGGATCCGACCGACCCGCAGGGCGATCCCGGTTTCGACGACGCGGGCGTGCCGACCTTCGAGTCGGTGCGCGAGAAGATCGAGCGCCGCTTTGAGACCTCGGTCGGCGCGCAGGAGCTGGATTCCGAGACGCCGGAGGGCCGCGGCGTGGAGCAGCAGTACGAGGACAGGCAACGCGCGGCCGCCGACCGGTTGGAGCAGATCCGCAGATCGATGCACCAGGGCGAGCACTGA
- a CDS encoding winged helix DNA-binding domain-containing protein has protein sequence MRSFTIAERRNRLARRHFLAADTADEPITRIAARMVGLHATDPATPYLSLWARRPEFAVADLDNALYEKRSLVKHLAMRRTLWLFDPADLPAVQAAASDKVADTERRRLIADVAKAGVADDGEHWLTRACAAVLAHLDEHGPTSSTELRAALPELAGTYDPAPGKSYGGQTHLAPRALTVLGAQGDIVRGPNDGNWTSSRPRWANAADWLGEPGDPMTSEPAQTQLIGTWLRAFGPATAEDIKWWFGSTKTEVKKTLSEIGAVDVDLHGTPGYALADDLEPEPEPEPWGALLPGLDVTTMGWYHRDWYLGEHRGQLFDRSGNAGPTVWWNGRIVGGWYQNAAGRVELQLLEEPGRPARQALDKRARQLTDWLDGVRVSPRFPSPLAKAAPL, from the coding sequence GTGCGGTCCTTCACCATCGCCGAACGGCGAAACCGTTTGGCGCGCAGACATTTTCTTGCCGCCGACACCGCCGATGAGCCGATAACCCGGATCGCGGCAAGAATGGTCGGGCTACACGCCACCGATCCCGCCACCCCGTATCTGTCGCTGTGGGCGCGGCGCCCGGAGTTCGCGGTGGCCGACCTGGACAACGCCCTGTATGAAAAGCGTTCGCTGGTCAAGCATCTGGCGATGCGCCGCACGCTATGGCTGTTCGATCCCGCCGATCTTCCCGCCGTGCAGGCCGCGGCCAGCGACAAGGTGGCGGACACCGAGCGGCGCCGGCTGATCGCCGATGTCGCCAAGGCGGGTGTGGCCGATGACGGCGAGCACTGGCTGACCCGGGCCTGCGCCGCGGTGCTGGCGCACCTCGATGAGCACGGCCCGACCAGCAGCACCGAGCTGCGGGCGGCCCTACCGGAGCTGGCCGGAACCTACGATCCCGCACCCGGCAAGTCCTACGGCGGGCAGACGCACCTGGCCCCGCGGGCGCTGACCGTGCTCGGCGCACAGGGCGACATCGTGCGAGGCCCCAACGACGGAAACTGGACGTCGTCGCGGCCGCGCTGGGCGAACGCCGCAGACTGGCTCGGCGAGCCGGGCGACCCGATGACCTCCGAGCCGGCGCAGACCCAGCTGATCGGCACCTGGCTACGCGCGTTCGGCCCGGCCACCGCCGAGGACATCAAGTGGTGGTTCGGCTCCACCAAGACCGAGGTCAAAAAGACGTTGAGCGAGATCGGCGCCGTCGACGTCGACCTGCACGGCACGCCCGGCTATGCGCTGGCCGACGATCTGGAGCCCGAACCCGAGCCCGAGCCGTGGGGCGCGCTGCTGCCGGGCCTCGACGTCACCACGATGGGCTGGTATCACCGCGACTGGTATCTCGGCGAGCATCGCGGCCAACTGTTCGACCGCAGCGGCAACGCCGGGCCCACGGTGTGGTGGAACGGCCGGATTGTGGGCGGTTGGTATCAGAACGCCGCCGGGCGGGTCGAGTTGCAGCTGCTGGAGGAGCCCGGCCGCCCGGCGCGCCAGGCGCTGGACAAGCGGGCCCGCCAGCTCACCGACTGGCTGGACGGGGTGCGGGTGTCGCCGCGGTTTCCGTCGCCGCTGGCGAAGGCGGCACCGCTTTGA
- a CDS encoding TetR/AcrR family transcriptional regulator, translating into MGTNRSTPPVADLADARRAMYQQQIVAAAEYEFSRTGFADARVSDIAKTAGVSLATVYKYFGGKDEIWDALNAARMQEFVAAVRVRTDEIDSPLEAILVGARAEVEFFAAHPHFLQLHINEGLSWASASAELGRGGQRAAWRTGMDMITRAAEVAVQAGQITHLPPRIAAALVISALQIWLTDWVSAGKVEPIEAVADAVVRHLRVSLGAEPA; encoded by the coding sequence ATGGGAACGAACCGATCCACGCCGCCGGTCGCCGACCTGGCCGACGCACGCAGGGCCATGTACCAACAGCAGATCGTGGCGGCAGCCGAGTACGAGTTCAGTCGCACCGGCTTCGCCGACGCACGGGTGAGCGACATCGCCAAGACCGCCGGGGTGTCACTGGCGACGGTCTACAAGTACTTCGGCGGCAAAGACGAGATCTGGGATGCCCTCAACGCCGCGCGCATGCAGGAGTTCGTTGCCGCCGTGCGGGTACGCACCGACGAAATCGACTCCCCGCTGGAGGCGATCCTGGTCGGAGCGCGTGCCGAGGTTGAGTTCTTCGCAGCACATCCCCATTTTCTGCAGCTGCACATCAATGAGGGCCTGAGCTGGGCCTCGGCTTCCGCCGAATTGGGCCGCGGGGGTCAACGGGCAGCATGGCGAACAGGTATGGACATGATCACCCGAGCCGCGGAGGTCGCGGTGCAAGCTGGTCAGATCACCCACCTGCCGCCGCGAATCGCTGCGGCACTGGTCATCTCGGCCTTGCAGATCTGGCTCACCGACTGGGTCTCCGCCGGCAAGGTGGAGCCGATAGAGGCTGTTGCCGACGCTGTCGTGCGGCACCTGCGAGTCAGCCTCGGCGCTGAGCCGGCGTAG